DNA from Planctomycetota bacterium:
ACCCATCGGGCATAGTCGATGAGCCCGTGAGCCAACTCTCGCGCGGGAGGCGTGCCGCGCCCGAAGGCGGTGTGCCACCGCCAGGTCCAGTAGGCCCCCCGGAAGCGGAAGCGGGTGATGCACGCGAGGCGGGCGAGTTCGTAGAAGCCGCCGAGGGTTTCGAGGATCGCCCGCACGCGTCAGGCCCCCGCGAGGACGCGCTTGTACCACTCGATCGTCTCGCCGAGCCCTTCCTCGAGCGGGGTGACGGGCTCATAGCCCAGCAGTTGGCGGGCGACCGAGATGTCCGCCAGGCTGTGCTTGACGTCGCCCGCGCGCTCGGGACGGAAGACGGGCTGGATGTGCGGCACGCCGCACTGCCGGGCCATGACCTGCGCGAGTTCCAGCACGCTCACCCGCCGGGCGGTGCCGACGTTGATGACGTTGCCCGTCAGGCGGCTGGGGCACGAGCCGGCCAGCAGGGTGGCGAGCACGGCGTTGGAGACGTAGGTCATGTCGCGGGTCGCGGTGCCGTCGCCGAAGATCGTCGGCGCCTCGCCCGCGAGCAGGCACTTGGCGAACGCCGCCACGACCGCGGCGTAGGCGCTGTCCGCGCTCTGGCGGGGCCCGAAGATGTTGAAGTACCGCACCGACGCCGTGGACAGCCCGTAGCAGTGCGACCACACGGCGAGCAGTTCTTCGCCCGCGAGCTTGCTGGCGGCGTAGGGCGACAGCGGCTTGGCGGGCTGCGTCTCGACCTTGGGCAGTTCGGGCTGATCGCCGTACGCCGAGGACGACGCGGCGAAGACAACCCGCTGGGCCTTCACCGCGCGGGCCGCCTCGAGCACGCGCAGCGTGCCCGTCGCGTTCACCGACCACGTGCGCTGCGGCTGCTCGATGCTCTTGGGCACGCTGCCCAGCGCCGCGAGGTGAAAAATGGTCTCGGCGCCGGTGACGGCCTCGCGCAGCGAGTCATCGTCCAGGATCGACGCGTGCACGAAGCGGACCCGGTCGGGTTCCAGTTCGATCAGCCCGGACAGGTGGTCGAGCGTCGAGTTCGACAGATCGTCGATCACACGGATCGACGCGCCCAGCGCCAGCAGCGTGTCGCACAGGTGCCCGCCGATGAACCCCGTGCCGCCTGTCACGCAGACCGTTCGGCCTTGGTAGAACGTCCGGAGCTTGGACACCTTGTCGGCGGGCAGCTTCATGGGGGGCACCATCGTATCGGCGTCGGCCCTCCGACGCCAGACAGAGTCGGACGAGCGTCCGGGGCGAGAGCGGTGGCGGGCAAAAACAAAGCGGCGGGCCCCGGAAGGGCCCGCCGCGCGAGGGTCAGACGAGTGGCGCGAACTCAGCGGGGCTGGTTCTCGCCCTGGGGCGCGCGGGGCTGGCCGGGCGCCGGGATGAACACGGTGATCTCGTCGTCGCGGACCGGGAGGCGCAGCTCGGCGCAGGTGGTCTCGGAGATGACGAGGAACTCACCGTCGCGGGTGGTCCGGACGGTGATGGTGCCCGCGCGCTTCTCGCCGCGGGGGATGCGGTCGGCGATGCGCCAGGTGAACTTGGTGCCGGCGCGCTGCGGCTGGCCGAGCGTGGAGGAGACGAACTCCATCCCCTCGGGCAGGACGATGCTGACCTGCACGTTCGTCAGGTCGACCTGGCCCTGGTTCGTGACCTCGTAGCGGTAGGCCTGGTTGGTGCCGACGGTGACCACGCCCTCGCTGTCGTCCAGCAGGGTGGCCATGTCGGGCGTGCCACGGACGCCCGTGGTGCACGAATCAGTGACCGCGTTCGCGCAGGTGCACGTCGCGGTCGCGGAGGCGGTCATGGTGCCCGCGCCGCCGGCCGAAACGGTCATGTTGAGCGTGCGGCTGGCGTTGGCGTTCAGGGTCGCCAGGTTCCACACGACGTTCGAGCCCTGCAGCGTGCCGCCGTTGTCGGCGCTCACGAACGTCGCGCCCTGCGGCAGCGGCGCGGTCACCACCGTCGCGTTGCAGTTGCCGTCACCCTTGTTCGAGACGGTGAACCGGAACGTCGCCTGCCGACCGATGAGGATCGCCTCGGGGCACTCGGCCTTGATGGCCAGCTCGGGCTGGCGCACCACCGTCGTCGTCTGGTTCGAGTTGGCCGTGAGGTTGCCCTCGGCGACGGCACGCCCGGTGTTCTGGAACGAGCCCTTGCGGGTCGCCTTGGCGTTGAACGTGAACTCACGCGACTGGCCCGCGTTCAGCGTGCCCGCGTCGAACTCGACGCTCGAGCGCCCGTCGGCGGTGGTGAGGCCCACCGGGAGCGGGTCGGTCACCTTCACGTTGCGCGCGACGCCCGTGCCCGTGTTCGTCACGACGAGCTTGACCGGGATCGGGTCGCACATCATCACCTCGGCCGGGACGGTCTTCGTGAGCGCCAGCGAGGGCTTCACGACCGGGATCGTCATGCACGCGGGGATGGTGTAGCTGAGCGTGGCGCACGACTGCACGGTGCCGACGTTGCCCGCCGCGCCGTTCACGCGGATGGTCTTGGTCTCGCCGGGGGTCATGCGCCCCAGGTCGAACGCCCACGCCCGCCCGCCGTCGGCCGACGCGCCCTGCGGCGTGGTCGAGGCGACGGTGAACCCGCTGGGCATCGACTCGACGACCGTCACGTCCTCGAGCGTGCTGGGCGAGACGTTCGTCACCTTGATGAGGTACTCGAAGGGTGCGCCCGCGATGACTTCGCTGGGGTACGAGCGATCAAGGAACAGGGCGGCGTTGTTCTGCACGCCGGACGGGTAGTACACCCCGGAGCCGGACGAGGCGACCGGCGTCGTCCGCGCCACCTCGGTGGTGCGGGCGGGCTGCGCGGCCGTCGTCGACTCGGGCCCGCGCGGGGCGTGCGTGCGCGTCGGCTCGCCGGGGCCGCGGACGGTGCCGTCGTACGGATACCCGCGATCGCCGGTCCGCTGCTGGCTGCACCCGATGACGCCGGCCAGCAGAGCCATGACGCCAACACCGATCAAGGACTTCATGTTCACAACTGCCTCCTCATCACTACTGCACCCGGGCGGTTGAACTCGGGCGCAACCTCGCAGCCCGGCCAAACCGGGACTCATGCTCCCGGCGACAGCCGGGCCCCGATCACTACCCCTCCGTTCGGTCACCCCTGCGAGCCGGACAGGCTTCGCAAAACACCACGCTGTGGGTTGCGGAGGATTCTCTGTCGCATGTGTGGGGTTGTCAATGAGTTCGAGCATGACGGCATCCTGCGAGCGTGCCAGTCGTGCGGGTACTTCTCGCGCTCGCGGATGAACACCGCATGAACTGCGCGTTGCTTG
Protein-coding regions in this window:
- a CDS encoding GDP-mannose 4,6-dehydratase; protein product: MKLPADKVSKLRTFYQGRTVCVTGGTGFIGGHLCDTLLALGASIRVIDDLSNSTLDHLSGLIELEPDRVRFVHASILDDDSLREAVTGAETIFHLAALGSVPKSIEQPQRTWSVNATGTLRVLEAARAVKAQRVVFAASSSAYGDQPELPKVETQPAKPLSPYAASKLAGEELLAVWSHCYGLSTASVRYFNIFGPRQSADSAYAAVVAAFAKCLLAGEAPTIFGDGTATRDMTYVSNAVLATLLAGSCPSRLTGNVINVGTARRVSVLELAQVMARQCGVPHIQPVFRPERAGDVKHSLADISVARQLLGYEPVTPLEEGLGETIEWYKRVLAGA